From one Thalassobaculum sp. OXR-137 genomic stretch:
- a CDS encoding GDP-mannose 4,6-dehydratase produces the protein MAKTVLIVGAAGQDGTLLSRRHRRQGDRVIGLSRNGVSDGTVVQHAPLDLCDPLAVPDLIDRYRPQTIYYLAAYHHSSEDRPNGEQAADLRELFKRSVDTNLLGWLNWLAAADSARSRPRLFYASSSLVFGHPSVPVADENAPLDPKNPYGITKVSAMQAADFYRENRDLHVSTGILFNHESIRRSTSFVTRKITQAAARAALGDSSPLALRNPWATVDWTAAEDAVSAMSLICDQEDPGTYVIGTGITRSVMDFTEEAFGALGLPAPRIEYPEDAIPKKGIAARPEKLMRIGWQTEYPWPKWIHRMAKTDYRLARCRSGS, from the coding sequence ATGGCGAAGACAGTCTTGATTGTCGGTGCGGCCGGGCAGGACGGGACACTCCTTTCCCGACGCCACCGACGGCAGGGTGATCGGGTCATAGGTCTGTCCCGCAACGGGGTCAGTGACGGCACGGTCGTCCAACATGCTCCGCTGGACCTGTGCGACCCGCTTGCTGTGCCCGACCTGATCGACCGCTACCGGCCGCAAACGATCTATTATCTTGCTGCCTATCATCACAGCAGCGAAGACCGGCCGAATGGCGAGCAGGCGGCTGATCTGCGCGAACTGTTCAAGCGATCAGTCGATACAAATCTGCTCGGTTGGCTGAACTGGCTTGCCGCGGCCGACAGCGCGCGCTCGAGACCGCGGCTGTTCTACGCCTCGTCATCGTTGGTATTCGGTCACCCCTCTGTCCCCGTCGCTGACGAGAACGCGCCCCTTGATCCCAAGAACCCCTATGGGATCACGAAGGTATCGGCGATGCAGGCTGCTGATTTCTATCGGGAGAACCGCGACCTGCATGTCAGCACCGGAATCCTCTTCAATCATGAATCGATCAGGCGCTCGACCAGCTTTGTCACGCGGAAGATCACCCAGGCGGCGGCGCGGGCGGCTCTTGGGGACTCATCTCCGCTGGCGCTGAGAAACCCTTGGGCCACGGTCGACTGGACCGCTGCCGAGGACGCCGTGTCCGCGATGAGCTTGATTTGCGATCAAGAGGATCCAGGCACCTATGTCATCGGAACGGGGATCACGCGCTCGGTGATGGATTTTACGGAAGAGGCCTTCGGTGCCTTGGGGCTTCCGGCGCCGAGGATTGAATATCCGGAAGATGCCATTCCCAAAAAGGGCATTGCTGCGCGGCCAGAAAAATTGATGAGGATCGGATGGCAGACCGAATATCCTTGGCCAAAATGGATTCACAGAATGGCCAAAACCGATTATCGGCTTGCCCGTTGTCGATCTGGGAGTTGA
- a CDS encoding mannose-1-phosphate guanylyltransferase/mannose-6-phosphate isomerase, translating into MSSTGTARKVTPVILSGGSGSRLWPLSRALYPKQFLSLAGERTMLQESAHRFSGEQFAAPMMICNEEHRFIVAEQLRSQGVEPAEIILEPIGRNTAPAVCVAALALLAQDPDALMLVTPSDHVITAPDRFIEAVDKATAAAADGSLVSFGIQPSRPETGYGYISIGAPTATHAGVHVVDRFVEKPDLATAETFLSAGTYLWNSGIFLFSAAGYISELERTAPAIVDGCRAALAAAARDLSFCRLGSQEFSALPSVSIDYAVMEKTDRAVVVPVEMGWSDIGAWSALWDISDKDADGNVVRGDAIIQDSRNVYAHSDHPLIAISGLDDIVVVATDDAILVADRNKTQDIKELVARLQAEERSEFSLHTKVHRPWGTYRSIDRGERFQVKRIVVAPGQRLSLQMHHHRAEHWVVVEGTALVTRGPDTLTLAENESIYISAGTIHRLENPGTSPLHLIEVQTGSYLGEDDIVRFEDGYGRLTSS; encoded by the coding sequence ATGAGCTCGACCGGCACGGCACGCAAAGTCACGCCCGTCATTCTGTCCGGAGGCTCCGGAAGCCGGCTCTGGCCGCTGTCGCGCGCGCTCTACCCCAAGCAGTTCCTGTCGCTGGCCGGCGAGCGCACGATGCTGCAGGAAAGTGCGCACCGGTTCTCCGGTGAGCAGTTCGCCGCACCGATGATGATCTGCAACGAAGAGCACCGGTTCATCGTTGCCGAACAGCTGCGCTCGCAAGGCGTCGAGCCTGCCGAGATTATCCTGGAGCCGATCGGCCGGAACACCGCACCCGCCGTCTGCGTCGCCGCCCTGGCCCTGCTGGCGCAGGATCCGGATGCGCTGATGCTGGTCACCCCCTCCGACCACGTGATCACCGCGCCGGACCGGTTCATCGAGGCCGTCGACAAGGCGACCGCTGCCGCGGCGGACGGTTCCCTGGTCAGCTTCGGTATCCAGCCCTCGCGGCCGGAAACCGGGTACGGCTATATTTCGATCGGCGCGCCGACGGCAACCCATGCCGGTGTGCATGTTGTGGACCGGTTCGTCGAAAAGCCCGACCTGGCGACGGCGGAGACGTTCCTGAGCGCCGGCACCTATCTCTGGAACAGCGGCATATTCCTGTTTTCGGCGGCGGGTTACATCTCCGAGCTGGAGCGGACCGCCCCGGCCATCGTGGACGGCTGCCGCGCCGCCCTGGCCGCCGCGGCCCGCGACCTGAGCTTCTGCAGGCTCGGATCGCAGGAGTTCAGCGCCCTGCCTTCGGTGTCGATCGACTACGCCGTGATGGAAAAGACCGACCGCGCCGTCGTCGTGCCGGTCGAGATGGGATGGAGCGACATCGGTGCCTGGTCCGCTCTCTGGGACATCAGCGACAAGGATGCCGACGGCAATGTGGTGCGGGGCGATGCCATCATCCAGGATTCCCGCAACGTCTACGCCCATTCCGACCATCCGCTGATTGCCATTTCCGGCCTCGACGACATCGTCGTGGTCGCCACCGACGATGCGATCCTGGTCGCCGACCGCAACAAGACCCAAGACATCAAGGAACTCGTCGCGCGTCTCCAGGCCGAGGAACGGAGCGAGTTCAGCCTCCACACCAAGGTACACCGGCCGTGGGGCACCTATCGGTCGATCGATCGCGGCGAACGGTTCCAGGTGAAGCGCATCGTGGTCGCGCCGGGACAACGTCTGTCGCTACAGATGCATCACCATCGGGCCGAGCACTGGGTCGTGGTCGAGGGAACCGCGCTGGTGACGCGCGGGCCGGACACCCTGACGCTGGCGGAGAACGAGTCGATCTACATTTCGGCGGGGACCATTCACCGCCTGGAGAACCCGGGGACGTCCCCCCTGCACCTGATCGAGGTGCAGACCGGCAGCTATCTCGGTGAGGACGATATCGTCCGCTTCGAGGACGGGTACGGGCGTCTCACGAGTTCCTGA
- a CDS encoding class I SAM-dependent methyltransferase, whose protein sequence is MSLESKTLENCRLCQGRDLQVLLDLGVMASCGNFPKREEEDLNGPMNLVRCADCGLVQMGYSYHMPVFFGAGYGYRSGLNRTMVNHLHSVVRSVQEVRPLADGDYVLDIGANDGTSLKAYPASANRVGMDPTISTFSEFYPDDILQIADFFSAKNWMERVGDHKAAIVSSIAMFYDIERPVDFAKEIASILASDGVWVFEQSYLPLMLERRSFDTICHEHLEYYTLSQIERILSEAGLRVVAVDLNDINGGSFRITATHVDGPIAEIAPDALAKLRKEDAAFNRNFHAIFDEFRECLDALKKNLLTCFEELAATGKTVHGYGASTKGNTLLQLYGVDAARMPMIADVNERKWGLMTPGTHIPIVSEEESKRHAPDYYMVLPWHFRDGILEREKDFIANGGGFIFPLPQVEIVDQSGCRVIS, encoded by the coding sequence GAACTGCCGGCTCTGCCAGGGCCGCGACCTGCAGGTTCTGCTCGACCTCGGTGTGATGGCGTCTTGCGGAAACTTTCCAAAGCGTGAGGAAGAGGATCTGAACGGCCCGATGAATCTGGTGCGGTGCGCCGATTGCGGGCTCGTTCAGATGGGCTATTCCTATCACATGCCGGTTTTCTTCGGCGCAGGATACGGCTACCGCTCCGGCCTCAACCGGACGATGGTGAATCACCTGCATTCGGTGGTGCGCTCCGTCCAGGAAGTGCGCCCGTTGGCCGATGGAGATTACGTCCTGGATATCGGAGCCAACGACGGCACGTCGCTGAAAGCTTATCCCGCCAGCGCCAATCGCGTGGGGATGGATCCGACGATCAGCACCTTCAGCGAGTTCTATCCGGACGACATCCTCCAGATCGCCGATTTCTTCTCGGCGAAGAACTGGATGGAGCGCGTGGGCGACCATAAGGCCGCTATCGTCAGTTCCATCGCGATGTTCTACGACATCGAGCGGCCGGTCGATTTCGCCAAGGAGATCGCCTCCATCCTCGCGTCGGACGGCGTCTGGGTGTTCGAGCAGAGTTATCTGCCGCTGATGCTGGAGCGTCGTTCGTTTGACACCATCTGCCATGAGCACCTCGAGTACTACACGCTGTCGCAGATCGAGCGGATCCTGTCCGAGGCGGGGTTGCGGGTGGTCGCCGTCGATCTGAACGACATCAACGGCGGAAGCTTCCGGATTACCGCCACCCATGTCGATGGCCCGATCGCAGAGATCGCGCCCGACGCCCTGGCAAAGCTTCGCAAGGAAGACGCCGCCTTCAACAGGAACTTCCACGCGATCTTCGACGAGTTCAGAGAATGCCTGGATGCGCTGAAGAAGAACCTGCTGACCTGCTTCGAAGAGCTGGCCGCGACGGGAAAGACCGTGCACGGCTACGGCGCCTCGACGAAGGGCAACACGCTGCTGCAGCTCTATGGGGTGGATGCGGCACGGATGCCGATGATCGCCGACGTGAATGAGCGCAAATGGGGCCTCATGACCCCGGGCACGCACATTCCTATCGTCTCCGAGGAAGAGTCCAAGCGTCACGCGCCGGACTACTACATGGTTCTGCCGTGGCATTTCCGCGACGGGATCCTGGAGCGGGAGAAGGACTTCATCGCGAATGGCGGCGGTTTCATTTTCCCGTTGCCGCAGGTGGAAATCGTCGACCAGTCCGGGTGCCGGGTCATCTCCTGA
- a CDS encoding PEP/pyruvate-binding domain-containing protein, translated as MSTLRRRFEFGTKAETLRRVGEYDSSLFIPVFEFFSVSDWAAGKSAWLLRLREKFGGQLVAVRSSAADEDGAHSSMAGAYTSVLNVPADDPETVSAAVEEVLASYGATAGSGDQILVQTMVTGIDAAGVITTHCIDDGAPYYVINYDSLSGRTDTVTGGIGAHKAVVIHRESGEVQVHSPRVRAMLWLARRIESITGPVPMDIEFALRTDGTPCLFQVRRLSTAKAWDISVSARVRESLEGVETFILGRLGPRQGLLGDRSILGNMPDWNPAEMIGAVPKTLAFSLYRRLITERVWREARAKMGYRNPVAEELMVGLAGRPYIDVRSSLNSFLPADLDEAVGSRLVNSEIELLNDKPEWHDRIEFEIAPTILDFSTNRFLVEAYGSELSATDRHHIVERLRALTARTLTRGAHGTIDWASERIHDLATYQSTRILGKNSGGEIADLHGILALLEECRKIGTFSFSILARHCFVAEALLRSAVDRGALRAERVTEFKRSIRTIAGDLTHSMSEVAAGRADQAAFLARFGHVRPGTYDITSPRYDDRPALFSDCVETEFHEYPPFTPTLSEAAALQSLLTEARLPIDSNAFFDYATKEIAQREFAKFVFSRNISDALERLTVWGTTHSLTRDDLSHLDIDWLENIVAGTAAALDRGALRERLARNRDKWERDLPVRISYIVRSVDDLYVVPVHRALPSFVTRGQITGVGRVVEATETAGDLRGVVVCIENADPGFDWIFSRGIAGLVTKFGGTNSHMAIRCAEFGLPAAIGCGELLYEEICAAHRIELDCVNQILRPAV; from the coding sequence ATGTCTACACTCAGACGACGTTTCGAGTTTGGTACGAAGGCTGAAACCCTCCGTCGGGTCGGCGAATACGATTCATCGCTCTTCATCCCCGTTTTTGAGTTTTTTTCCGTTTCGGACTGGGCGGCAGGCAAGTCTGCGTGGCTTTTGCGGCTTCGGGAGAAATTCGGAGGGCAACTCGTCGCCGTCAGATCAAGCGCGGCCGATGAGGATGGTGCGCATAGTTCGATGGCCGGAGCGTACACGTCGGTCTTGAACGTTCCTGCCGATGATCCTGAAACTGTCAGCGCGGCGGTGGAGGAGGTTCTGGCCTCCTATGGGGCGACAGCCGGCTCCGGTGACCAGATCTTGGTCCAGACAATGGTGACAGGGATCGACGCTGCTGGCGTGATCACCACGCACTGTATCGACGATGGCGCGCCCTATTACGTCATTAACTACGACTCTCTGTCTGGACGGACCGACACGGTTACCGGTGGCATTGGCGCCCATAAGGCAGTCGTCATTCATCGGGAATCAGGCGAGGTCCAGGTTCACTCCCCTCGAGTCCGGGCCATGCTGTGGCTGGCGCGCCGAATTGAAAGCATCACCGGGCCCGTGCCCATGGATATCGAGTTCGCCTTGCGAACGGATGGTACACCGTGCCTATTTCAGGTCCGGCGGCTGTCCACTGCCAAGGCCTGGGACATCAGCGTTAGTGCGCGTGTTCGGGAATCTCTGGAGGGGGTCGAGACCTTCATTCTTGGGCGTTTGGGGCCGCGGCAAGGTCTGCTGGGTGATCGCAGTATCCTTGGCAATATGCCGGACTGGAATCCGGCCGAGATGATCGGCGCCGTGCCGAAGACGCTGGCATTCTCGCTTTATCGTCGATTGATCACAGAGCGTGTGTGGCGAGAGGCGCGCGCCAAGATGGGATACCGCAACCCCGTCGCCGAAGAGCTCATGGTCGGTCTTGCCGGGCGGCCCTACATCGATGTCCGCTCCTCCCTCAATTCGTTCCTTCCGGCAGACCTCGACGAGGCGGTTGGGAGCCGATTGGTCAATTCAGAAATCGAACTCCTGAACGACAAGCCGGAATGGCACGACAGGATCGAGTTCGAGATCGCTCCAACAATTCTCGACTTCTCCACCAATCGGTTTCTCGTTGAGGCCTATGGCAGCGAGCTGTCGGCCACGGATCGTCATCATATCGTGGAAAGGCTACGGGCACTGACCGCTCGCACGCTCACCCGGGGCGCGCACGGTACCATCGACTGGGCGAGCGAGCGTATTCATGATCTTGCGACGTACCAAAGTACCCGGATCTTGGGCAAAAACTCTGGTGGTGAGATTGCCGACCTGCACGGAATCTTGGCTCTGTTGGAGGAGTGTCGGAAGATCGGGACGTTCTCGTTTTCTATACTTGCGCGCCATTGTTTCGTGGCAGAGGCTCTGTTGCGGAGTGCGGTGGACCGGGGGGCGCTGAGGGCGGAGCGTGTAACGGAGTTCAAGAGATCGATCCGCACCATCGCCGGCGACTTGACTCACTCGATGTCGGAAGTTGCTGCCGGTAGAGCCGACCAGGCCGCCTTCCTTGCACGGTTCGGCCACGTCAGACCCGGCACCTACGATATCACCTCGCCGCGCTACGACGATCGGCCCGCCCTCTTCAGCGACTGCGTCGAGACCGAGTTCCACGAGTATCCACCGTTTACGCCGACCTTGTCGGAGGCTGCGGCGCTACAGTCTCTGTTGACCGAAGCCAGATTGCCGATCGATTCAAATGCGTTCTTTGATTATGCGACGAAGGAGATTGCTCAGAGAGAGTTTGCCAAATTCGTGTTCAGCCGGAATATTTCCGACGCTTTGGAGCGGTTGACCGTTTGGGGGACAACCCACTCTCTGACAAGAGACGATCTCTCCCATCTCGACATTGATTGGTTGGAGAATATTGTCGCTGGAACGGCGGCCGCGCTGGATCGGGGAGCACTCAGAGAGCGCCTTGCCCGGAACAGGGATAAATGGGAACGCGATCTGCCGGTTCGGATCAGCTACATCGTACGATCTGTTGACGATCTGTATGTCGTGCCCGTGCACCGTGCTCTGCCGAGTTTCGTGACGCGCGGACAGATCACAGGTGTGGGGCGGGTTGTAGAGGCTACGGAGACCGCGGGGGATCTCCGCGGCGTCGTCGTCTGTATCGAGAATGCCGATCCTGGCTTTGACTGGATCTTTTCTCGCGGGATCGCCGGTCTGGTCACGAAATTCGGTGGAACGAACTCGCATATGGCCATTCGCTGTGCTGAATTTGGCCTGCCGGCGGCGATCGGATGCGGCGAGCTTCTATATGAAGAAATCTGTGCCGCTCATCGGATCGAGTTGGACTGTGTAAACCAGATTCTCCGCCCGGCTGTCTGA
- a CDS encoding gamma-glutamyl-gamma-aminobutyrate hydrolase family protein (Members of this family of hydrolases with an active site Cys residue belong to MEROPS family C26.): MRIGITQRIVQADAYVEARDALAHDWARFMAAALPEAVWVPIPNVGPDVVRWASAVGLDGLILSGGETPGDAPLRDATEAALVDWAETESLPVLGICRGLQFALMRAGCVLHPCDRELHVASRHRVRKFAAPQGLPSLPDEVNSYHTVGVPAATGLPDGWIVLAVSSDGMIEAASDATSRMLLLMWHPERDEHPDPASVELVRYLFIEERP, encoded by the coding sequence ATGCGGATAGGCATCACACAACGCATCGTCCAGGCCGACGCCTATGTGGAAGCCCGCGATGCCCTTGCCCATGATTGGGCTCGCTTCATGGCTGCTGCTCTCCCCGAGGCGGTGTGGGTGCCTATCCCGAATGTCGGACCTGACGTAGTCCGGTGGGCGAGTGCCGTCGGCTTGGATGGCCTCATTCTGTCGGGCGGTGAAACGCCTGGCGACGCGCCGTTAAGGGATGCAACGGAGGCAGCACTGGTCGATTGGGCGGAGACCGAGAGCCTGCCCGTGCTTGGCATCTGCCGTGGTCTTCAGTTCGCGTTGATGCGCGCTGGATGTGTGCTGCACCCATGTGACCGGGAGTTGCACGTCGCGTCGCGACATCGTGTGCGAAAGTTCGCCGCTCCTCAGGGGCTTCCATCGCTTCCGGACGAGGTGAATTCGTATCATACGGTAGGGGTGCCGGCCGCGACCGGACTGCCGGACGGTTGGATTGTTCTGGCGGTGTCGTCCGATGGGATGATCGAGGCCGCTTCAGATGCGACCTCACGAATGCTGCTGCTGATGTGGCACCCTGAGCGCGACGAACATCCCGACCCCGCGTCGGTCGAGCTTGTCCGGTATCTGTTCATTGAAGAGAGGCCATGA
- a CDS encoding class I SAM-dependent methyltransferase — protein MTSIKKGDFSTLANDYAAYRPSYNEALTNDIVRNHPVGTDKLRAADVGAGTGIFTRLLVKAGAATVTAVEPNDNMRAAGAKMSTGPEFGKIRWMKGSAEQTGLDDRSVDLVSMASSFHWADTEVALAEFDRILSEHGVFVAIWNPRITEKSEVETIIQNELVDHFGLKNRVSSGRSGIAEKMTDILSESPYFGSVTYVEATDVVERSPADYVGAWRSVNDIRAQLGEENFSEFIEFVEKTVATRESVPVHYLTRAWIAQK, from the coding sequence ATGACATCGATCAAGAAGGGCGATTTTTCGACTCTTGCCAATGACTATGCGGCGTATCGCCCTTCGTATAACGAGGCTCTGACGAACGATATTGTGCGGAACCATCCGGTCGGCACCGATAAGCTGCGGGCTGCCGACGTTGGTGCTGGAACCGGTATTTTCACACGTCTGTTGGTGAAGGCAGGCGCTGCTACCGTTACGGCGGTTGAGCCGAACGACAATATGAGAGCCGCTGGCGCCAAAATGTCGACCGGGCCGGAATTCGGGAAGATCCGGTGGATGAAGGGCAGTGCCGAACAGACCGGCTTAGACGATCGAAGCGTCGATCTGGTGTCGATGGCCTCTTCCTTTCACTGGGCCGATACCGAGGTCGCGCTGGCCGAGTTTGATCGAATTTTATCCGAGCACGGAGTGTTCGTTGCTATCTGGAACCCGCGGATTACGGAGAAATCCGAGGTGGAGACAATCATCCAGAATGAGTTGGTTGATCATTTCGGATTGAAAAACAGGGTGTCTTCCGGCCGAAGCGGTATCGCTGAAAAGATGACGGACATCCTGTCCGAGTCGCCGTATTTTGGGAGTGTCACCTATGTCGAAGCCACGGATGTCGTTGAGCGTTCGCCGGCGGATTATGTGGGCGCCTGGCGGTCGGTCAACGACATCCGAGCTCAGCTTGGTGAAGAGAATTTCTCTGAGTTCATCGAATTTGTAGAGAAAACGGTCGCAACACGCGAGTCTGTGCCGGTGCATTATTTAACGCGGGCGTGGATAGCTCAGAAGTAA
- a CDS encoding NTP transferase domain-containing protein, which yields MSCRGLVLAAGRGSRMESLTELRPKCLVPIAGKRLIEWQRDALQAAGVSPVAAVGGYRSDLLTPFLPVPFVNERWAETNMVASLAVARDWMSATDVIVSYSDIAYAVEWVTRLIDAPPAPITIAFDRKWWDLWSLRFEDPLSDAETFRIDASGRLLEIGGKTEDSGAIEGQYMGLLRFSSEGWAAVEELLADLHDIPDRDRLDMTGMLSRLIARGVEIATVPVDGRWAEVDQRVDLEAYEAALLANEAKGTTWSHDWRG from the coding sequence ATGTCTTGCAGAGGTCTCGTGCTCGCGGCCGGCCGGGGCAGCCGGATGGAGAGCCTGACGGAATTGCGGCCGAAATGTCTGGTCCCCATCGCTGGAAAGCGGCTGATTGAGTGGCAGCGCGACGCGTTGCAGGCTGCCGGTGTCAGCCCAGTCGCGGCCGTCGGAGGATACAGATCTGATCTGTTGACACCGTTTCTGCCTGTGCCTTTCGTTAACGAACGCTGGGCTGAAACAAACATGGTCGCCAGCCTTGCGGTTGCCCGAGACTGGATGTCGGCAACCGATGTGATCGTTTCTTATTCGGACATCGCCTATGCGGTCGAATGGGTCACCCGCCTGATCGACGCCCCCCCTGCGCCAATCACGATCGCTTTCGATCGGAAATGGTGGGATCTGTGGTCTCTGCGGTTCGAGGACCCTTTGTCTGACGCGGAGACGTTCCGGATCGACGCCTCTGGGCGTCTCCTGGAGATCGGGGGCAAGACGGAAGACTCCGGGGCGATCGAAGGCCAGTATATGGGGCTTCTGCGGTTTAGCTCGGAAGGATGGGCGGCAGTTGAGGAACTGCTTGCCGATTTGCACGACATCCCCGACCGCGATCGTCTGGACATGACGGGGATGCTGTCACGCCTCATCGCCCGGGGTGTTGAAATCGCCACCGTTCCGGTTGACGGCCGTTGGGCGGAAGTGGACCAGCGCGTCGACCTTGAAGCCTATGAAGCGGCGTTGCTGGCGAACGAGGCCAAGGGCACTACATGGTCGCACGATTGGCGAGGGTGA
- a CDS encoding adenylyl-sulfate kinase: protein MVDGVLWWITGLSGSGKTTIARALVKKLDIEKIPVVHFDGDELRSIFNAESSFDNLARLELAHRYSRLCEVVTKRGVDVVCSTMSLFHEIHVANRSRFPRYREIFLDVPMSVLEQRDQRGLYSGARAGRATNVVGVNSAVEIPTAPNLVLVNDGGSAPDFMAEQIYALRPLTD, encoded by the coding sequence ATGGTTGACGGTGTTCTTTGGTGGATTACCGGATTATCTGGATCTGGAAAAACCACTATTGCGCGCGCCCTAGTTAAAAAGTTAGATATTGAAAAAATTCCTGTAGTTCATTTCGATGGAGATGAGCTTAGATCTATATTCAATGCAGAATCGTCGTTCGACAATTTAGCGCGACTTGAATTGGCGCATCGGTATTCCAGGCTGTGCGAGGTGGTCACGAAACGCGGTGTGGATGTTGTCTGCTCGACGATGTCACTGTTCCACGAGATCCACGTCGCCAACCGAAGCCGGTTCCCCAGATATCGGGAGATTTTCTTGGACGTACCGATGTCGGTCCTGGAGCAACGAGATCAAAGGGGTCTGTATAGCGGCGCTCGCGCGGGCCGTGCGACGAATGTGGTGGGCGTGAACTCCGCCGTCGAGATTCCCACTGCCCCGAACCTGGTTCTGGTAAACGATGGCGGCTCTGCGCCCGACTTTATGGCCGAGCAGATATATGCGCTTCGCCCTCTGACGGATTGA
- a CDS encoding KpsF/GutQ family sugar-phosphate isomerase — translation MHAGYSLDRFYETIRLETRGLNAILELDRTIVSKAVSLILNTRGKVVVTGVGKSGIVGEKMTATFASTGTPALFVHSSEASHGDMGMIGSEDVIIMLSNSGETKELFDVIQFAQAKKIPIIGMTRNADSALARNSTVAILVPPTEEACPLHLAPTTSTTQMLAVGDALAVTVMEIRGFTPDDFAVLHPGGSLGRLLATAQEVMHTGDAMPIVRNDVSIKDAISAMMGRRFGCIGVVDETGRLAGLVSDGDLRRHLNDDLFDQDIAQVMTADPFTVGPEMKCRELMETMNDRRITVVFIVDRAHQPIGIVDMHDLVALGR, via the coding sequence ATGCACGCTGGTTACTCCCTGGATCGGTTCTACGAAACCATCCGCCTGGAAACCCGAGGCCTCAACGCGATCCTGGAGCTGGACCGGACCATCGTCTCCAAGGCGGTGTCGCTGATCCTCAACACCCGGGGCAAGGTCGTGGTGACCGGCGTCGGCAAGAGCGGGATCGTCGGCGAGAAGATGACCGCGACCTTTGCGTCCACCGGCACCCCCGCCCTCTTCGTTCACTCGTCGGAGGCCAGCCACGGCGACATGGGGATGATCGGGTCGGAGGACGTGATCATCATGCTGTCCAATTCCGGCGAGACGAAGGAGCTGTTCGACGTCATCCAGTTCGCCCAGGCCAAGAAGATCCCGATCATCGGGATGACGCGCAACGCCGACAGCGCGCTGGCCCGCAACTCGACCGTCGCCATTCTGGTGCCGCCGACCGAGGAGGCCTGCCCGCTGCATCTGGCGCCGACCACATCGACGACGCAGATGCTGGCCGTCGGCGACGCCCTGGCGGTCACCGTGATGGAGATCCGCGGCTTCACCCCCGACGATTTCGCCGTGCTGCATCCGGGCGGCAGCCTCGGCCGCCTGCTGGCCACCGCCCAGGAGGTGATGCATACCGGCGACGCCATGCCGATCGTGCGCAACGACGTGTCGATCAAGGATGCGATCTCGGCGATGATGGGCCGCCGGTTCGGCTGTATCGGCGTGGTCGATGAGACGGGCCGCCTGGCCGGCCTCGTCTCCGACGGCGACCTGCGCCGTCACCTGAACGACGACCTGTTCGACCAGGACATCGCCCAGGTGATGACGGCCGATCCCTTCACGGTCGGCCCGGAGATGAAATGCCGGGAACTCATGGAGACCATGAACGATCGCCGGATCACGGTGGTGTTCATCGTGGACCGGGCCCACCAGCCGATCGGGATCGTCGACATGCACGACCTCGTCGCGCTGGGACGGTGA